A stretch of Gammaproteobacteria bacterium DNA encodes these proteins:
- a CDS encoding insulinase family protein, whose product MIVPRRTPGRAPLAALVLAAVALASPAVAAAQDGPPEPLPLDDIPFPAFEERLLSNGADLIVVPHDEQPFVTVNLVVRAGNAADPRNRAGVAATVASLLNKGTDSRTALEIADATDHIGATLSAVAGDDWTSVVLGVVTSQLDAGLELLGDIVVNPSFPDEEIDQYRQQTVTGLQVQLGSPGFLASREFQQAVYGRHPYGLLPTPESIERIRRSDLIAYHLRHYKPTNALVVVAGDVTVDDIEARLNQALADWEPGPSRPPTYFDIPGREEKEIILVHRPESVQSTILVGQSAMKGDHEDWMPLNLGSRVLGGSSTGRLFQVLREEKGWTYGSYTSAVRKRDLGYFLANAEVRSEVTDSALAELLNQVEIIRSEPVPGDELSDVQDYLIGSFPRTVETPQAIASQVMTYRLRGRSTEELVSYRDRVAAVAPEDIRDALVEHFDPERAVVVVVGDATQVRSNLTRFGRVRMVDAEGNQLTIDDVEVRDSDIAYDPSVLEPGIWRYRLMVQDRQVADMERVLGFATRDDERTMSLTSTVRVNNLTQVSEVFFSPRSFRPIANTFRLITAEGQANWELEIDGERVTGRATATGREETGIEREVVRGALLGEMDELVAWISELEEGQELRYPVVQPQSGRARTVTMRVRGNTEITVPAGTFEVVEVRFSGGEGSQRAYFTVERPRVLVRAESTGSPVTVELVEIPGG is encoded by the coding sequence ATGATCGTGCCGCGCAGAACCCCGGGCCGCGCCCCGCTCGCCGCGCTGGTCCTGGCCGCAGTCGCGCTCGCGAGCCCGGCGGTCGCCGCCGCGCAGGATGGCCCTCCCGAGCCCCTGCCGCTCGACGACATCCCGTTTCCGGCCTTCGAGGAGCGTCTGCTGTCCAACGGCGCCGACCTGATCGTGGTGCCCCACGACGAGCAGCCGTTCGTCACCGTGAACCTCGTCGTGCGGGCGGGCAACGCCGCCGACCCCCGCAACCGCGCGGGCGTGGCCGCGACGGTGGCCAGCCTGCTCAACAAGGGCACGGATAGCCGCACCGCGCTGGAAATCGCCGATGCCACCGACCACATCGGTGCGACCCTGTCCGCGGTCGCGGGCGACGACTGGACGAGCGTGGTTCTCGGAGTCGTGACCTCCCAGCTCGACGCCGGCCTCGAGCTCCTGGGCGACATCGTCGTCAACCCCAGCTTCCCCGACGAAGAGATCGACCAATACCGCCAGCAGACGGTCACGGGCCTCCAGGTGCAGCTCGGCTCGCCCGGATTCCTGGCCAGCCGGGAATTCCAGCAGGCGGTGTACGGACGCCATCCCTACGGGCTTCTCCCCACGCCCGAGAGCATCGAGCGCATCCGGCGTTCGGACCTGATCGCCTACCACCTGCGCCACTACAAGCCCACCAACGCGCTCGTGGTCGTCGCGGGCGACGTGACCGTGGACGACATCGAAGCCCGCCTCAACCAGGCGCTGGCCGACTGGGAGCCCGGTCCCTCGCGGCCGCCCACCTACTTCGACATTCCCGGCCGCGAAGAGAAGGAGATCATCCTGGTGCACCGGCCGGAATCGGTGCAGTCCACCATCCTGGTCGGACAGTCCGCCATGAAGGGCGACCACGAGGACTGGATGCCGCTCAACCTGGGCAGCCGCGTACTGGGCGGTTCCAGCACGGGCCGTCTCTTCCAGGTGCTGCGCGAGGAAAAGGGATGGACCTACGGATCGTACACGTCCGCGGTGCGCAAGCGCGACCTGGGCTATTTCCTCGCCAACGCCGAGGTGCGCAGCGAGGTGACCGACAGTGCCCTCGCCGAACTGCTCAACCAGGTCGAGATCATCCGCTCCGAGCCGGTTCCCGGCGACGAGCTGTCGGACGTGCAGGACTATCTCATCGGGTCGTTCCCGCGGACCGTCGAGACGCCCCAGGCAATCGCCAGCCAGGTCATGACCTACCGGCTGCGGGGCCGCTCCACCGAGGAGCTGGTGTCGTACCGCGACCGGGTCGCGGCCGTGGCCCCCGAGGACATCCGGGACGCGCTGGTGGAGCACTTCGATCCGGAGCGCGCCGTGGTCGTGGTGGTGGGCGACGCCACTCAGGTCCGCTCGAACCTCACCCGCTTCGGCCGCGTGCGCATGGTCGACGCGGAAGGCAACCAGCTCACCATCGACGATGTCGAGGTAAGGGACTCCGACATCGCCTACGACCCCTCGGTGCTCGAGCCCGGCATCTGGCGCTACCGGCTGATGGTGCAGGATCGGCAGGTCGCGGACATGGAGCGAGTGCTGGGGTTCGCCACCCGCGACGACGAGCGCACCATGTCCCTGACCAGCACGGTTCGCGTCAACAACCTCACCCAGGTCTCGGAGGTGTTCTTCTCGCCGCGCAGCTTCCGCCCCATAGCCAACACCTTCCGGCTCATCACCGCCGAAGGGCAGGCGAACTGGGAGCTGGAGATCGACGGTGAACGCGTCACCGGCCGGGCCACGGCGACCGGCCGCGAGGAAACCGGGATCGAACGGGAAGTGGTGCGCGGGGCGCTGCTGGGCGAGATGGATGAGCTGGTGGCGTGGATTTCGGAACTGGAGGAAGGCCAGGAGCTGCGCTATCCGGTCGTCCAGCCCCAGAGCGGCCGCGCGCGCACGGTCACCATGCGGGTTCGCGGCAACACGGAGATCACGGTTCCGGCGGGGACCTTCGAGGTCGTCGAAGTGCGCTTCAGCGGCGGGGAAGGCAGCCAGCGCGCGTACTTCACCGTCGAGCGGCCGCGTGTGCTGGTTCGCGCCGAATCCACCGGATCCCCGGTGACCGTCGAGCTGGTGGAGATACCCGGCGGGTAG
- a CDS encoding pitrilysin family protein, translated as MNKKRNGAALPPGPAVLACVALACAAGAGPAHAQAFELPPIPIDTFSLDNGLRVIVSEDHSAPVVAVNMWYHVGSAHEVPGRTGFAHFFEHLVFEETENLGNGDFARLVNNAGGTYNGTTSTDRTAYFETLPSNRVNLSFWLHAERLGRLVVSERGFENQREVVKEERRLRIDNVAYAQAQIVLDSLSTDYEPYRHTPIGSMEDLDAATTDDVKDFYERYYVPNNATLAVAGAVTTGQIRALAEEYFGAIPRGEDVPPLPEPPVTPRIDGERTASVSDEHARLPFLYMGYNVPEAGHPDVYPLAVLSQVFSAGESSRLHQRLVKGDELAPVVISGLQQRLGSGLMLFGSLPHAGGNIEEIRAVIEEEIEKLKADGITGRELEKALNQQRAAQVASRMTVSAKASILQSFALTYGDPFEVNNVLSRYEAVTLDDVLNVARKYLVPENRTVVVARPTGGVIP; from the coding sequence GTGAACAAGAAGCGAAACGGCGCCGCGCTCCCACCCGGGCCGGCCGTCCTGGCATGCGTCGCGCTGGCCTGCGCCGCCGGGGCCGGCCCGGCGCACGCCCAGGCGTTCGAACTGCCCCCGATCCCCATCGACACCTTCTCGCTCGACAACGGGCTGCGCGTGATCGTGAGCGAGGACCACTCGGCGCCGGTGGTGGCGGTCAACATGTGGTATCACGTCGGCAGCGCGCACGAGGTCCCGGGAAGGACCGGATTCGCGCACTTCTTCGAGCACCTGGTGTTCGAGGAGACCGAGAACCTGGGCAACGGCGACTTCGCCAGGCTGGTCAACAACGCCGGCGGGACGTACAACGGCACCACCTCCACGGACCGCACGGCGTATTTCGAGACCCTCCCCTCCAACCGGGTCAACCTGTCCTTCTGGCTGCACGCGGAGCGCCTGGGCCGCCTCGTGGTGAGCGAACGCGGCTTCGAGAACCAGCGCGAAGTGGTGAAGGAGGAGCGCCGCCTGCGCATCGACAACGTGGCGTACGCGCAGGCGCAAATCGTCCTGGATTCGCTTTCCACCGACTACGAGCCCTACCGGCATACGCCGATCGGCTCGATGGAGGATCTCGACGCGGCCACCACGGATGACGTGAAGGACTTCTACGAGCGCTACTACGTGCCCAACAACGCCACCCTGGCCGTGGCCGGCGCGGTTACCACCGGCCAGATCCGGGCGCTGGCGGAAGAGTATTTCGGCGCGATTCCCCGAGGGGAGGACGTGCCGCCGCTGCCCGAGCCGCCGGTCACGCCCCGCATCGACGGGGAGCGCACGGCTTCGGTCAGCGACGAACACGCCCGGCTGCCGTTCCTCTACATGGGGTACAACGTCCCGGAGGCCGGCCACCCGGACGTCTACCCGCTCGCCGTGCTTTCCCAGGTTTTCAGCGCGGGCGAGAGCAGCCGCCTGCACCAGCGTCTGGTCAAGGGGGACGAACTGGCTCCGGTGGTCATCTCGGGGCTGCAGCAGCGGCTCGGATCCGGGCTCATGCTGTTCGGAAGCCTGCCCCACGCAGGCGGCAACATCGAAGAGATCCGCGCCGTCATCGAGGAGGAGATCGAGAAGCTGAAGGCCGACGGCATCACCGGGCGCGAGTTGGAGAAGGCGCTCAACCAGCAGCGCGCCGCCCAGGTAGCGAGCCGCATGACCGTCAGCGCCAAGGCCAGCATCCTGCAGTCCTTCGCGCTCACCTACGGCGATCCCTTTGAGGTCAACAACGTGCTTTCCCGCTACGAGGCGGTGACCCTCGATGACGTCCTGAACGTCGCCCGCAAGTACCTCGTTCCCGAGAACCGAACCGTTGTCGTCGCCCGGCCCACCGGAGGAGTGATCCCATGA